TTCAGAACGGATGCTAGCGACAGCAAAAAAATTTAATTTAGCAGATATTATTCCTAATCGCGTTGTTTTGTGGCGGTTACGTTGTACAAACCCTTGGCGACGCTCTTATATGCGACGACATTTACAATTAGAGCAAGCAAAGGCTTTAACGATTATTGCTACAGCGCGATCGCGCCAACTTACTTTTCTCATCCGTCAATTATTACTAGCAGAGCAACAATTACGGGAAAAAGAACTCCCAATTCGACAAAATGTTCGTCTCAAGTGGTATCTAGATCGATTTCGCGCACATTTCCGAGGACGAATGAATCCCCGTCGCGCGAGAATTATTGAGTATATTGCTTCACCAGAGCAAATGGATGAGCTAGCCATTTCATTACTCAGAAAACTTTTATTTGCAACAGGAACTGCCGGCGCACAAAGGTTATGGTGTAGTTTATTTGATGGGGAGGTAAAATGACAATTCGCCGTCAATACAGTCTGCCCAACTGTTCTTTAATCCTTGATGGTTGGACAAAAGATATAAGTGACAATGAAGGGGAAAATGGACGACCCGTCATGTCAGTATTAACGAATGCTGAATGTCGATTTACTGCTAAAACGGAGCAGGATTCTTTGAAAGGCGATCGCGAATTTCTCGAAAGTTTACTTCGTGCAGTTAATCATTACGCCCAGTATATATTAAGTGGTCTTGAGGCAAAAAATAAGCAAGATTGGGTATCGGAAAAAGTTAAACTAGAGCCAATTCCTAAAAGCAACCGCCACCGCTTACAATATATTCATAAAGAAGAAGGGAAACCAGAAACAACCGAAACAGTTGATTTAACTACCGTCGAGTTATTTGATCTAATTGAAGCGGTTGATCAGCTATCAAATGATGCTACTACCTTGCCAGAATTAACCTTTAGCATCAAACCCAATTCTCGTCGGATTCGCAGGCAAGAAGAACCCCTTGCCAAAAAAGCTACGCCAGCCCTTAGTGGGGTAGCCAGTCTCACAGTAGCCGCGATCGCGCTATTCTTTGTGCCTGTCCCCGAAATGCGAGAAGCTGAACTCACCGAAACTCGAGATCCTAGAGAAGAAGAAACACTCCCTGATGGTGAAAATGGTGACATCATTCCCTCAGGAATTGAAGAAGTCTTAGAAGTTGTTCCCGCAATGGAAGATTCTGAAGAAATTGAAGCTCTCGCAGGGCAGTTACAAACGAGAATTGAAGAAAATTGGGAAGAACAAGGCTTAGTAGAAGAATCCCTTAGTTATCGCGTTTGGGTCACCTCCGAGGGAGATCTTCTTGCCTTTCAACCCCTTTCTGATCCTGATCAGAATATTGCAGAAGTTCCTGCTTTACCGAACTTACTCTCTGCGGTTCCAGAAGAAACCACCCCTGAAGGAATTGAAGCCATAGCCGAATTACAAGTCGTTTTTGATCCGACGGGAACTGTGGAAGTAATGACCGAATGACTCGCCCGTCAAACTTCTGTAACTAACGCGCCCATAAGGTTCTAACGCTGAGAGGACTGTTTTGCCATAACTACGATGATGCACCCGATTATCTAGTAAAGCAACCACTCCCTGCGTCTCTCGTAAGGAAATAACCGCTCTTTGTAATTCTCTAAGGGCTGTCGGTAATAAATACAAGCGAAACCAATCTTGGCGTTTTTGCTTATAGTAGGCAACTTGTCCCGCAACAAAGGGATTTTCAATGGAAGGTAGGGGAATCGTTGTCATGACCAATAATTTTGGCGTTGATAGCCCTTGTTGATGCTCACGCCAAAACTGCCAACTACACACTAAAATCCCATTATCTCGCAATTGAGTATTTTCTAATTGGACTCGGGAGCCAAATTCCCCAGCTAAATCCGTTGCTAGCTGTCTTTTGAGAGGAACATCACTCACTAAAATGACAATTAATCCTTCCTGAAACGTCTCTTGCACGAATAACTCTCGTAAGTGTTGAAACAAACTTGGTTGAAACTCTTTTGTATTCGGCATGGGTAACCCATAAGGAAGATATAAATTAAGGCCCTCTTGATGACGATCCCGAGAAAAGTTTAAACAAGTCATTTCTCCTAATCCTAGCTGTTGTCGATAAATGGGGGCTTCTTTTTCCCAATCTAAAAATCCCCCAATCAAGACTAAGGCTTGTTTCTCCCAAATCGGAGTTAAAATATCGGTCACAGAAACGGGACAACAGCCGATCATAAATTCCCCTTGTTCCCGTTGGATTTCTGCCCAGAGAAGTTGATTATCCTGTTGGGATTGCTGAAATAATTTACAAAAGGGATGATGAGGTGAAATTTCTTTCAGTACGGTAAATAATTTTTCTAAGATTTCCTGTTCAGGTTGGTTCAGTAATAAACATTCATAAGGATTTTGGGGACGATGAAAGAGCATTGTGGTTAACTCGACTCTCACATCCCGAATTACCTCAGCCTTCTCAGGATAGTCATAGAGTAATTGATTCCAATCGCAAGTGGTGAAGCGCCGCGTCAGTTGTTCTCGCGCCCACTCTTCTAAATCATCAGCTTCATCAATAATCGTGGTGATTCCTTCTGGTAGGCTTCTCGAAAGTTGCGCCTGTAACCAATCTTGAGGGGAAATGAGAATTAACCCTGAGTTGTTTTGTGGTGAGGGTGACGATAAGGTGTTCCAGGTTTGAACAGGGGTATTAATGTCGAGCCATTCTTTTAATTGTGGAATCGCGCTAGATAGAAGATACTTTTGTTTTTTTTCGGGAACAACTACAATAACAGGACGAGCAAACAACAGAGCAGGGGTGAGGTAGCTGAAACAGTAACCAGATGCGTTTCCAGTTTGCATTAATGCTGACCGTTTTAAGCGTAAAGCTCTTGCCACCAAACGCGCCATAGTTAGCTGGTGGGGCCAGTTGAGATGGGGTTGGTTGCGAAGAAAGGTACGGAGAGACGTATGGACTTCTGCTTCTATTACTGTCACGAGAACTACGTTTGTTTTTATTAAAGTCACCTCCACAATTATAAGAAGGGAACATGAAGCTCGGAATTATTGGTTTAGGATTAATTGGCGGATCATTGGGATTGAAACTAAGATCGCGGTCTCATTATATTCTCGGAATCTCCCGTCATTCGGATACTTGCGCTTTAGCTTGTCAAAAAGGAATTGCTGATGAAGCTAGCACAGATTTTTCTCTTCTCACAGAAGCAGAAGTGATTTTTATTTGTACTCCCATTGCTGCCATTGTTCCTACGGTTAAGCAGTTAAAACCGATTTTATCCCCTGAAACCATTATCACGGATGTGGGGTCGGTAAAAGCTCCCATTGTGGAGGCAATAACGCCAATTTGGTCAAATTTTATCGGCGGACACCCTATGGCGGGAACGGCGCAACAAGGGATAGAAGCGGCTCAGTCTGATTTATTTTCGGGAACACGGTATGTATTAACTCCAACGGAAAATACTCCCTTACAGGCGCAAAAAACCCTCGCAGCGTTAACCCAACATTTAGAAACAGAATTAATTACTTGTTCCCCAGACACTCATGATCAGGCAGTAGCTTGGATTTCTCATTTACCTGTTTTTGTGAGTAGTAGTTTGATTGCTGCCTGTTGTCAAGAACAAGATCAAGAGGTAGTCAAGTTAGCCCAAAAATTAGCCAGTTCAGGGTTTCGGGATACCAGTCGTGTTGGTGGGGGGAATCCAGAGTTAGGGGGAATGATGGCAAAATATAATAAAGACGCGATCGCGCGATCGTTACGCCTCTACCGTCAACAATTGGATAAAATGATCTATGCTATTGAGGAAGAAAATTGGGATCAACTAGAAATGATTTTGGGGCAAACTCAAGGAGCGCGATCACTGTTTACAACTAAAAAGTAGGTGGGGGGGGTAGAGTAGTGAAGCCTAACACTAAGGGAGCGCGATCGCACTAGGGTTCAGTTTTCAAACTACGTCCGAACTAGCTGGTTCTAATATCTAGATTACAGCCACCAGCGCGATCGGAATGGGTACAAAATAACTGGATGATCCATCAAAAAAACTTTCATTGAGAGTAAAAGCATCTTCTATCCATTGACCGATTGATTTTCCAGCCTTTTTTGCTTCCTCAATCACACTATTATTGATTGGAATTTCCTCCTCGACTTGTTCTTTGATGACTTGTTCTTCGATAAAAGTAATTAGATCACTCACGGGGTGACAATCGTGTTGTAATCGCCTCAAGCGCTGACGTAGATAGCCTTTTATAATAAACAGATCAGGCTGCGCGATCGCGCTAACTGTGCGATCGCAGAAACCAAAATGAACTTAAAAAATGCTACCAAAATTATATCGCAATCACCTTGCTAATCGACTCACTCGTGCCCAATTATTAAGCCTAGAAATCTGGGTATGGCTGTTACAAGTTCATAAAAATGTGAAAATCGAAAAACTAGCTGCGTACTATCCTTTACCGATTAAGTATGAAAGTCGTCGCCGTCGTCTTCAAAGATTTCTAGTGCTTCCTTCCCTGTCCATGGCCCTAATTTGGTTTCCAATCATTAAAGAAATTATTAAACTCATTCACCCAAGTAATCAACCTCTTTACTTAGCTTTAGACAGAACGCAGTGGCAAGATAAAAACTTGTTTGTTGTCGCCTTCATTCATCAGAAACGAGCTCTTCCCATTTATTGGCAATTTTTATCAAAGAAAGGAGCCAGTAATTTAAAAGAACAAAAAGCTTTACTCAAACCGATTTTGAAACTTCTGAGAGGTTATCGATTAATCATTTTAGGAGACCGTGAATTTCATAGCATCGAGCTGGCTAAATGGTTACGGAGAGAGAAAGTGGGCTTTGTTCTGCGTCAGAAAAAAGACCGAAACATTCAAGTCAAAGGAAAAGATTGTCAATCTCTTAGTTGCTTCGACTTTCAACCAGGAGACTCTCATTTCTTTCCTAATATAAAAGTGGGTAAAAACGGATTCGGTCAATTTTCTGTTGCCGTTAAATGGAAAAAGAAATACCGAGGAAGTGTCGAAAAAGAGCCTTGGTATCTTCTGACTAATCTTCCCGATCTCGACTCGGCAATCAAAGCTTATCAAAAGCGTATGGGAATCGAAGCCATGTTTAAGGATTGTAAGATCGGAGGTTATAATTTAGAAGGCTCTAAGGCTTCAGTCAAAAGACTAAGTAATTTGGTTTTGTTGTGCGCGATCGCGTACACGGTCTCCAGTTTAAAGGGGCAATCCATTCGGTTCAAAGGTCAACAAGAATATCTTGGTCGTCTGAGAACAGTGAAGCAAAAAATGACGAAAAATAGTAATTTCTTAATCGGCTTATATGGTCAAACTTGGATCATCACTCAGATTTTTGTCAAAGATTGGGTAGAAGAATTGATGAGTCTTAATCGCAATAAGTTTCCCTTTTATCAGAAAGGGTTAAGAGCTATGGAACTTATACAGCAAGGGGCTTAAGCCAGTCGTCACCCCTTGAGTAGATGAGCTCTTGTGCATTACTCAGGTCTTTCATTAATCAAAGGTCAGATTAGGAGTATTTCCTTATTTACTCGTCTTTTGCTCTTTGGTGCAAGATCTGAGTAGACGAAGCTCAGCCAAGAAGAATGAAAAAGAAGCAGAAGGCTTCAAAAAAAAACTTCCTAATTTGCTAAATGCAGTGAAATGGCTGGAAGAAATGGAAAGGAAAGAAAGTCGAAAAATTAGGTATTGGTGTCAAGACGAAACGCGATTAGGATTAAAGACAATTGAAAGAAAAAGAATTACAGCTCAGGGAGTTAAGCCAATAGGAAAGGTGCAATGGGAATTTGTCGCTTATTATTTGTATGGAATAATTGAGCCAAGTAGTGGAGATAATTTCTTTCTAGAATTTTCTCACTTAGATAGTGATTGTTTTCAAGTCTTTTTAGAGCAAGTGTCTAAACACTCTCCGAATTGTTTGAATATTATTCAATTGGATCAAGGGAAATTTCATCAAAGTAAAAACTTAAAAATTCCCGAAAACATTTTATTACTATTTCAACCGCCAGCTAGTCCAGAGCTAAACCCAATTGAAAGGTTTTGGCAATATATTAAAGACGAACTAAGTTGGAACTTATATGAAGAACTGGAAGAACTTAAGGAAGAAGTAAGAACTATTTTAACGAAAATTACACCGAAAACTATCATCTCTCTAACCAATTGGGATTACCTACAAAAAGCTCTTACTGTAGTGTAGGTTTTTAGAAATGGTATTAGAAGCTTTTAGAACCGCGATTACTTATCGTTTTCTCAAATGGATGCAAGAGAATTGGGACGTATTTGTGGCTTATAAAGCGAGCTTTGGCTACATTTTAGCTTAAACTTCGTTTAAGTCCCGCTACTTTAATCGGACTTTAGCTAGGGCTTGCTGAAAAAAGCGCGATTGCCGAAGGCAAGTAGCTTCGCTACATCGCAGAGTAGGGTAAATCCTCTACTGAAAATTGAACGCTAATCAATTAGTGAAACTAATCCTTTATGCGATTTACATAACTTTACCTAATATTTTCCCCTGATTTGGTAGAAATTGCTCAAAAAGAAGATACAACACCTCCTTTAATAAGGTGTTTAAATTCATCACTAAAAAGCAAATCGCAATCGCTGTTTCCGAAGTTGAAGCTAGTTTCATCATGATTTGATTTAAGCTCAATCTTCTCTTTCCTTGTCCAAATTTTCCTTCAACTCGCGCGTTCCCTAGCGCCGTGCGACGGCGCGGGGTCGCTCGTCGATCTCATTTCTAACTTTTTCATCTATTTCTCTTTGTTTCTTTTCCTCTAAACTTAATGATTTTTTCGGTCTTCCTAAAGGAGGGCCACTCATCCTAATTCCCCTGACTTTACACCAAGCTCGGTTTTCTCGCGTCCGATAAATTTTGTCCACATGAACGGATTCTGGGTAATGTCCTGTGTAGGTTTTAAAGGTTTCTACTTGTGCTTGAAACTCTTTTGACTCATTATAATTGTCCCAGCTTAGATAATCTAAGTAAACGTATCCTTCAAAACAACTCGCAGATAACTTAGCTCCAAATTCGACTGGGGTTCCTGCTTTTCCTCGTACAATGGGGCGAATCTGAGGCTGGCTTAAACTTACAATTCTGTTTTCAATTCTTTTCGCTCGATTCTCATACATCCACTGTTGTTGACGATAAATTTCGTGGATGACTAGTAAATTTTTATATTGCTTTTTATTTAAATAATTTAGAGAACTTCCTTAGTTAATTAAATTTTCTAGGTGGGAGAGGTTTCGTCTGATATATTGTAGTTGCTTTTTAATCCCTTGACGACGTTTCTCAGAAGAAGGTTTTCTCTGCTTGGCTAGAACTAAATACTCTTTTCTAGCTTGTTGACGGTAAGTTCTTGGCTTCTGCTTGAGTTGTCCACGAAGAGGTTGATAGAGAAGATCAATAAGTTTTTCGGTTTCTTTTCTCGCTGCATTGAGTAGTGCTAGATCTTGAGGATATTTGATGTCGGAAGGAGCACAGGTAGCATCAAGAATTAGTTTTCCTCGATTGCTTTGGTCCTCAGTTTCTGAGTTGTCTTCTTCTTGATTTTCTGAGGGAGAGGAATTTGAGGACTCCTTTTTACGGTTCATTTGTCCAACCCGACGATTAATCTGATTAATTAAATCCCCACTAATTCTTTTTCTAAAATGAACTAGCATCGACGCATCCAAGGGTGCTTCTTCTTGATAAGAGGTTAAGCCAATAAAATACTGAAGATAGGGGTTTTCTTTGATTTGCTCGATGGTTTCTCGGTCACTAATTCCTAATTTCTCTTTAATTATTAAAGAACCTAGAGCCATTCTAAAGACTTTGGCGGGAGCTCCTTTTTCTGATGAAAAATCCTGAGCATATTCCGCTTCAAATTCTTCCCATGGGATTAACTCTGCTAAAATTACCCATCGATTGTTTGCTGATAACTTTCCGGAAAAGGGAAGCTCAAATTCCTCTGGGGAGTCTAGAGAGTAATGTGCTTTTCGATACATAGAATGATTCAGTAGGTTTAGGGAAGATGCAAGGTTTTTCCTCATTTTACTCC
This window of the Euhalothece natronophila Z-M001 genome carries:
- a CDS encoding DUF3038 domain-containing protein, with translation MTNEVPLDQQRPWLWENLPDYPISVRGCSGRTAQEIDLLLLALEALELASSERMLATAKKFNLADIIPNRVVLWRLRCTNPWRRSYMRRHLQLEQAKALTIIATARSRQLTFLIRQLLLAEQQLREKELPIRQNVRLKWYLDRFRAHFRGRMNPRRARIIEYIASPEQMDELAISLLRKLLFATGTAGAQRLWCSLFDGEVK
- a CDS encoding DUF4335 domain-containing protein, with amino-acid sequence MTIRRQYSLPNCSLILDGWTKDISDNEGENGRPVMSVLTNAECRFTAKTEQDSLKGDREFLESLLRAVNHYAQYILSGLEAKNKQDWVSEKVKLEPIPKSNRHRLQYIHKEEGKPETTETVDLTTVELFDLIEAVDQLSNDATTLPELTFSIKPNSRRIRRQEEPLAKKATPALSGVASLTVAAIALFFVPVPEMREAELTETRDPREEETLPDGENGDIIPSGIEEVLEVVPAMEDSEEIEALAGQLQTRIEENWEEQGLVEESLSYRVWVTSEGDLLAFQPLSDPDQNIAEVPALPNLLSAVPEETTPEGIEAIAELQVVFDPTGTVEVMTE
- a CDS encoding helicase C-terminal domain-containing protein: MTVIEAEVHTSLRTFLRNQPHLNWPHQLTMARLVARALRLKRSALMQTGNASGYCFSYLTPALLFARPVIVVVPEKKQKYLLSSAIPQLKEWLDINTPVQTWNTLSSPSPQNNSGLILISPQDWLQAQLSRSLPEGITTIIDEADDLEEWAREQLTRRFTTCDWNQLLYDYPEKAEVIRDVRVELTTMLFHRPQNPYECLLLNQPEQEILEKLFTVLKEISPHHPFCKLFQQSQQDNQLLWAEIQREQGEFMIGCCPVSVTDILTPIWEKQALVLIGGFLDWEKEAPIYRQQLGLGEMTCLNFSRDRHQEGLNLYLPYGLPMPNTKEFQPSLFQHLRELFVQETFQEGLIVILVSDVPLKRQLATDLAGEFGSRVQLENTQLRDNGILVCSWQFWREHQQGLSTPKLLVMTTIPLPSIENPFVAGQVAYYKQKRQDWFRLYLLPTALRELQRAVISLRETQGVVALLDNRVHHRSYGKTVLSALEPYGRVSYRSLTGESFGHYFHSSRRIKNDL
- a CDS encoding prephenate/arogenate dehydrogenase, yielding MKLGIIGLGLIGGSLGLKLRSRSHYILGISRHSDTCALACQKGIADEASTDFSLLTEAEVIFICTPIAAIVPTVKQLKPILSPETIITDVGSVKAPIVEAITPIWSNFIGGHPMAGTAQQGIEAAQSDLFSGTRYVLTPTENTPLQAQKTLAALTQHLETELITCSPDTHDQAVAWISHLPVFVSSSLIAACCQEQDQEVVKLAQKLASSGFRDTSRVGGGNPELGGMMAKYNKDAIARSLRLYRQQLDKMIYAIEEENWDQLEMILGQTQGARSLFTTKK
- a CDS encoding IS4 family transposase, with amino-acid sequence MLPKLYRNHLANRLTRAQLLSLEIWVWLLQVHKNVKIEKLAAYYPLPIKYESRRRRLQRFLVLPSLSMALIWFPIIKEIIKLIHPSNQPLYLALDRTQWQDKNLFVVAFIHQKRALPIYWQFLSKKGASNLKEQKALLKPILKLLRGYRLIILGDREFHSIELAKWLRREKVGFVLRQKKDRNIQVKGKDCQSLSCFDFQPGDSHFFPNIKVGKNGFGQFSVAVKWKKKYRGSVEKEPWYLLTNLPDLDSAIKAYQKRMGIEAMFKDCKIGGYNLEGSKASVKRLSNLVLLCAIAYTVSSLKGQSIRFKGQQEYLGRLRTVKQKMTKNSNFLIGLYGQTWIITQIFVKDWVEELMSLNRNKFPFYQKGLRAMELIQQGA
- a CDS encoding IS630 family transposase; its protein translation is MQDLSRRSSAKKNEKEAEGFKKKLPNLLNAVKWLEEMERKESRKIRYWCQDETRLGLKTIERKRITAQGVKPIGKVQWEFVAYYLYGIIEPSSGDNFFLEFSHLDSDCFQVFLEQVSKHSPNCLNIIQLDQGKFHQSKNLKIPENILLLFQPPASPELNPIERFWQYIKDELSWNLYEELEELKEEVRTILTKITPKTIISLTNWDYLQKALTVV